In the Gossypium raimondii isolate GPD5lz chromosome 9, ASM2569854v1, whole genome shotgun sequence genome, one interval contains:
- the LOC105797840 gene encoding GDSL esterase/lipase 7, producing the protein MVKLDISINFCVFMLLIYLLEIGYGDVIEVPPLNINQQDLLKHLSLRDIKIDFPALYVFGDSFVDNGNNKVILGNEDAIGGGYFPFGIDFDGKSTGRVTNGRIGVDFIATVGGLPYPPPIMGMSKIDRKTISTGVNYASGSSGLLPQNGHVLHKNVINFFQQVDLFENSTMKDLKGTFDNPKRLKKYLSKSLFFIHHASNDLGVTFEVEMKKKYSIDTYAKLLIKELSKQLQRLYTLGARKFFVSNVSPLGCSPYIINTIIHSGPCVEEINKRVSLYNDLLPDLLEKLQSSLSGSKFVHGDIYKVFQDVFESPESYGFKDVNSSCCIDKNGTRIQVCAPNIDPCEDRKTRVFFDPFHPSEAMHFLWARRFLKDSSICSPINLIQLMQA; encoded by the exons ATGGTTAAACTTGATATATCcattaatttttgtgtttttatgctcttaatttatttattagaaattGGTTATGGAGATGTGATTGAAGTGCCACCATTGAACATCAACCAACAAGATCTTTTGAAGCATTTATCATTAAGagatataaaaattgattttccAGCTCTTTATGTATTCGGAGACTCTTTTGTTGACAATGGAAACAACAAAGTAATTTTGGGAAATGAAGATGCAATTGGAGGAGGTTATTTTCCATTCGGAATTGATTTTGATGGAAAATCTACTGGTCGAGTTACTAATGGTAGAATTGGAGTAGATTTCATTG CTACAGTAGGAGGTTTGCCATACCCACCACCAATTATGGGTATGTCTAAGATAGACAGAAAAACAATCAGTACCGGTGTTAATTATGCATCTGGTTCTTCTGGACTTCTCCCTCAAAATGGACATGTTTTG CATAAGAATGTCATCAACTTCTTTCAACAAGTAGACTTGTTTGAGAACTCAACAATGAAGGATTTGAAGGGTACATTTGATAATCCTAAAAGACTCAAGAAATACCTGTCCAAGTCTCTATTTTTCATCCATCACGCAAGCAATGATTTAGGGGTTACCTTTGAGGTCGAAATGAAGAAAAAGTACTCTATTGATACATATGCCAAACTTCTAATTAAAGAGCTTTCCAAGCAATTGCAG AGATTATATACACTTGGTGCTCGAAAATTTTTTGTAAGCAATGTATCACCGTTAGGATGCTCACCATACATcataaatacaataattcatAGTGGACCGTGTGTCgaagaaataaacaaacgaGTATCTCTTTACAATGACCTCCTTCCTgatttgttggaaaaattgcaATCTAGTCTTTCAGGCTCTAAATTTGTTCATGGAGATATTTACAAAGTTTTTCAAGATGTGTTTGAATCACCTGAATCTTATG GATTTAAGGATGTGAACAGTTCATGTTGCATTGATAAGAATGGAACTAGAATTCAAGTTTGTGCTCCAAATATTGATCCATGTGAAGATAGAAAGACTCGTGTATTCTTTGACCCATTCCACCCAAGTGAAGCCATGCACTTCCTTTGGGCCAGGCGTTTCTTAAAGGACTCCTCTATTTGCTCCCCTATCAATTTGATTCAGTTAATGCAAGCATGA
- the LOC105798409 gene encoding probable carboxylesterase 11, which yields MPSVAVKLYSVFFKFLLKQRLQSWIQDPIDESSNPYGVTTRPEESVSAPNPCFTDGVATKDIHIDPFTALCIRIFLPESSLSPPEQSHPKSHLRSSLLDPNSINHRRNSYAPSDTGTPRHDSRRSSLDGLNSRSDNNVYRGYSPQPQKCRKLPIMLQFHGGGWVSGSNESVANDFFCRRIAKLCDVIVVAVGYRLAPENKYPAAFDDGLKVLNWLGKQANLAECCKSMGSGARGVGAEFTKAEVQRHIVDAFGASMVEPWLAAHGDPSRCVLLGVSCGANIADYVACKAIEAGKRLDPVKVVAQVLMYPFFIGSIPTKSETRLANSYFYDMPMCLLAWKLFLPAEKFSLDHPAGNPLILDRSLKRMPPTLTIVAEHDWMRDRAIAYSEALRNVNVDAPVLEYKDAVHEFATLDMLLKTPQAQACAEDIAIWVKKYISFRGNELSY from the exons ATGCCAAGCGTAGCTGTAAAATTATATAGTGTATTCTTCAAGTTCCTCTTGAAGCAGCGTTTGCAAAGCTGGATTCAAGACCCTATTGACGAATCCTCCAATCCTTACGGTGTCACGACCCGACCCGAAGAATCCGTTTCCGCTCCCAATCCTTGTTTCACCGACGGTGTCGCCACTAAAGACATCCACATTGACCCGTTTACTGCCCTCTGTATTCGGATCTTCCTCCCAGAATCGTCTCTTTCCCCTCCCGAACAATCCCACCCCAAATCCCACCTCAGATCCTCCCTATTAGACCCCAATTCCATTAACCACCGGAGGAACAGCTATGCTCCTTCTGATACCGGAACCCCGAGACATGATTCGAGAAGAAGCAGTCTTGATGGGTTAAATTCAAGATCCGACAATAATGTTTATCGAGGTTATTCACCACAACCTCAAAAATGTCGAAAATTGCCGATAATGTTACAGTTTCACGGCGGGGGTTGGGTTAGTGGGAGCAATGAGTCGGTCGCCAACGATTTCTTTTGTCGGAGGATAGCGAAATTGTGTGATGTTATAGTTGTGGCCGTTGGTTATAGGTTGGCGCCGGAGAATAAGTATCCGGCGGCTTTTGACGATGGATTGAAGGTCTTGAATTGGTTAGGGAAGCAAGCGAATTTAGCCGAGTGTTGTAAGTCAATGGGGAGTGGGGCTCGTGGGGTTGGAGCAGAGTTTACCAAGGCCGAAGTTCAAAGACATATTGTGGATGCATTTGGGGCTTCCATGGTTGAGCCATGGTTGGCAGCTCATGGTGATCCATCAAG ATGTGTTCTACTTGGGGTGAGTTGTGGAGCAAACATTGCGGATTACGTGGCTTGCAAAGCTATCGAAGCTGGCAAGCGTCTGGATCCTGTCAAGGTTGTAGCACAGGTTCTAATGTATCCATTCTTCATTGGAAGTATTCCAACAAAGTCAGAAACAAGGTTGGCAAACTCCTACTTTTACGACATGCCAATGTGCTTACTTGCATGGAAACTCTTTCTTCCCGCGGAAAAGTTCAGCCTTGACCACCCGGCTGGCAATCCCCTCATCCTAGACAGGTCTTTGAAGCGCATGCCCCCGACACTGACAATCGTAGCAGAACATGACTGGATGAGAGATCGGGCCATTGCATACTCAGAGGCACTTCGGAATGTAAATGTCGATGCACCTGTTCTCGAATATAAGGATGCGGTTCACGAATTTGCAACCCTTGACATGCTTCTAAAGACTCCTCAAGCTCAAGCATGTGCTGAGGACATTGCCATCTGGGTAAAGAAGTACATCTCATTTCGAGGTAATGAGTTATCTTATTAA